In one Bacillus sp. PK3_68 genomic region, the following are encoded:
- the fliQ gene encoding flagellar biosynthesis protein FliQ, with protein sequence MNSEMVISLAEKGVYTTIIVCGPLLLIALVVGLAVSIFQATTQIQEQTLAFIPKIVAVLVGLIFFGPWMLSKMLSYTIDIFANLTRFVG encoded by the coding sequence ATGAATTCTGAAATGGTGATCTCTCTAGCTGAAAAGGGTGTTTACACGACAATCATTGTGTGTGGTCCCCTTCTTTTGATCGCTCTTGTCGTTGGTCTTGCAGTCAGTATTTTTCAGGCAACGACACAAATTCAAGAGCAGACACTCGCCTTCATTCCGAAGATTGTTGCTGTCCTCGTCGGGTTGATTTTCTTTGGACCGTGGATGCTGAGTAAAATGCTTTCTTATACAATTGATATATTTGCGAATTTAACAAGATTTGTAGGTTGA
- the fliL gene encoding flagellar basal body-associated protein FliL, translating into METEAKAGKGNNKLLTVMIVMLTVILLIGTAAIVIILKSSKEGKAEAPSIDEVIESTVDIPEMTTNLASDDYIRISFKIQTDSKEAKEEMTKRDFQAKNIIIEQLSEMKSQDLKGKKGKEQLTNRLKDQFNEIMQDGKVLDVYITSYIIQ; encoded by the coding sequence ATGGAGACTGAAGCAAAGGCTGGAAAGGGCAATAATAAGCTGCTAACAGTCATGATTGTAATGCTGACGGTTATTTTGTTGATCGGCACAGCAGCCATTGTTATTATTTTAAAGTCTTCTAAAGAAGGCAAGGCTGAAGCGCCAAGCATTGATGAAGTTATTGAATCAACTGTAGATATTCCAGAGATGACGACGAATCTTGCCTCAGATGATTATATTCGTATTTCTTTTAAAATCCAGACAGATAGCAAGGAAGCGAAAGAGGAAATGACTAAACGCGATTTCCAAGCGAAGAACATTATTATCGAGCAGCTTTCTGAAATGAAATCCCAGGATTTAAAAGGAAAAAAAGGCAAGGAACAATTGACAAATCGGCTGAAAGATCAGTTTAATGAAATTATGCAGGATGGAAAAGTGCTTGACGTTTACATCACCTCTTATATTATCCAGTAA
- the fliR gene encoding flagellar biosynthetic protein FliR: MEEIVPDFSVLLLIIVRVSTFFITVPLLSHRSIPAMHRIGLAVMLSWTMYYTIDVSPLEIDGRYFLLILKEALVGLLLGLSAYMMIAAIQIAGGLIDFQMGFAIANVIDPQTGAQSPLMGQYLYMFALLLLLSLNGHHLILDGIFYSYQYVPLDQLSLHFGNGSLAGYMSRAFSSMFLVAFQMAMPVVATLFLVDVALGIVARTVPQLNIFVVGFPIKIGAAFIVMTVVIGMMFTVLQKLFELMIYTMRDVMTLLGGA; the protein is encoded by the coding sequence ATGGAAGAAATAGTGCCTGATTTTTCTGTCTTATTATTAATTATCGTCCGCGTCTCTACTTTTTTTATAACAGTGCCGTTACTTTCCCACAGGTCCATACCGGCGATGCACCGGATTGGGCTAGCCGTTATGCTTTCCTGGACGATGTACTACACGATAGATGTGAGTCCTCTTGAAATCGATGGCCGCTACTTCTTATTAATTTTAAAAGAAGCGCTTGTCGGTCTCCTTTTGGGGTTATCTGCTTATATGATGATAGCCGCTATACAAATTGCCGGAGGGCTAATCGACTTTCAGATGGGTTTTGCTATCGCTAATGTCATCGATCCGCAAACTGGGGCGCAGAGTCCGCTAATGGGACAATACCTTTACATGTTTGCGCTGCTATTACTGTTGTCACTGAATGGCCATCATCTAATATTGGATGGTATCTTTTACAGCTATCAGTATGTCCCTTTAGACCAGCTTTCACTGCATTTTGGCAATGGGAGCCTCGCTGGATATATGAGCCGGGCTTTTAGTTCCATGTTTTTGGTTGCTTTTCAAATGGCTATGCCGGTCGTTGCTACCTTATTCTTAGTGGATGTGGCTTTAGGGATCGTAGCAAGGACTGTTCCGCAGCTTAATATCTTTGTAGTCGGTTTTCCAATTAAAATCGGTGCAGCATTTATCGTTATGACGGTGGTCATTGGAATGATGTTTACAGTACTCCAAAAGCTGTTTGAACTTATGATTTATACAATGCGTGACGTAATGACATTATTAGGAGGGGCATAA
- a CDS encoding flagellar biosynthetic protein FliO — MIKQLFKPFAFILFSMALFAGNVSVAQAEPFDNNVKDCLESPKKCGQETGKTKEEKQGSQTQQLEAEKTVGVTIWDFLKMIGALIFVLALIYFLLRFINQKSRSYQQTKLIHHLGGTPLGGNRSVQMVKVGDRILILGVGENIELLKEIDDEEELARFIDHYDNQMDQLLQPQDIMTKMIGKWKGKEPSKSEKQDPFKQMFESKLSEMKQSRKQVISKMNNREKSQDE; from the coding sequence TTGATTAAACAACTTTTTAAGCCTTTCGCTTTCATCCTCTTCAGTATGGCTCTGTTTGCAGGCAATGTTTCTGTTGCGCAAGCAGAGCCATTTGACAATAATGTGAAAGACTGTTTAGAAAGCCCTAAGAAATGTGGGCAAGAAACAGGAAAAACGAAGGAGGAAAAGCAGGGCAGCCAAACTCAACAGCTAGAAGCAGAAAAAACAGTCGGCGTAACGATTTGGGACTTTCTAAAAATGATCGGAGCACTTATTTTTGTTCTGGCTCTTATTTATTTTTTGCTTCGCTTCATCAATCAAAAAAGCCGCTCTTACCAGCAGACCAAGTTAATTCATCATTTAGGAGGTACTCCGCTCGGGGGAAACCGCTCAGTTCAGATGGTGAAAGTTGGCGACCGGATTCTCATTCTTGGAGTCGGTGAAAATATTGAATTGCTTAAAGAAATCGATGATGAAGAGGAACTCGCCCGTTTTATTGATCATTATGATAATCAGATGGACCAGCTGCTTCAGCCTCAGGATATCATGACAAAAATGATCGGTAAGTGGAAGGGGAAAGAACCATCAAAAAGCGAGAAGCAGGATCCTTTTAAGCAAATGTTTGAGAGTAAATTAAGTGAGATGAAACAATCGCGCAAGCAAGTCATCTCCAAAATGAACAACAGGGAGAAGAGTCAAGATGAATGA
- a CDS encoding response regulator, which yields MGNRILVVDDAAFMRMMIKDILTKNGFEVVGEASDGAQAVEKYKELKPDLVTMDITMPEKDGISALKEIKADDPNARIIMCSAMGQQSMVIDAIQAGAKDFIVKPFQPDRVIEAISKTLA from the coding sequence ATGGGAAATCGTATTTTAGTTGTAGATGATGCGGCATTTATGCGCATGATGATTAAAGACATTCTAACTAAAAATGGCTTTGAAGTAGTTGGAGAAGCATCCGATGGAGCACAGGCTGTTGAAAAATATAAAGAACTGAAGCCTGATTTAGTAACAATGGACATTACCATGCCCGAGAAAGATGGCATTTCCGCATTAAAAGAAATTAAGGCTGATGATCCAAATGCCAGAATTATTATGTGTTCTGCGATGGGACAGCAGTCAATGGTTATCGATGCGATTCAGGCAGGCGCAAAAGACTTTATCGTAAAGCCATTCCAGCCGGATCGTGTCATCGAGGCAATTTCCAAAACATTAGCATAA
- the fliM gene encoding flagellar motor switch protein FliM: MAGEVLSQNEIDALLSALSTGEMDADELKKEEQEKRVKVYDFKRALRFSKDQIRSLTRMHDNFARILTTFFSAQLRTFVQISVASTDQIPYEEFIRSIPNMTVLNVFEVPPLDGHVLMEVNPNIAYAVLDRLLGGRGASVNNVEGLTEIETKIMSSVFERAFENYREAWSNVADIDPLMTNFEVNPQFLQMVSPNETVVVISLDTTIGETTGMINICIPHVVLEPVIPKLSVHYWMQNPDKKERQPGEFENLQKRIKKAEVPVVSELGGTSITIEDFLALSVGDVIELEKRIDEPLLVKVSGIPKFTAQAGKVKKKMAIQILDDFKRGDEDHG, encoded by the coding sequence ATGGCGGGAGAGGTTTTATCGCAAAATGAAATTGATGCCCTGCTGTCCGCTCTTTCTACCGGGGAGATGGACGCTGATGAACTGAAGAAAGAAGAACAGGAAAAGAGAGTCAAAGTTTATGACTTTAAAAGGGCTCTTCGTTTTTCAAAAGATCAGATTCGTAGTTTAACACGGATGCACGATAACTTTGCTCGTATTTTAACAACTTTTTTTTCGGCTCAACTGCGGACATTCGTACAGATTTCAGTCGCATCAACGGATCAAATTCCTTATGAAGAATTTATTCGCTCGATCCCAAATATGACGGTGTTAAATGTATTTGAAGTACCGCCGCTCGACGGTCACGTGCTGATGGAGGTAAACCCTAATATTGCATATGCCGTTTTGGACAGGCTGCTCGGCGGTCGCGGGGCAAGCGTGAATAATGTCGAGGGATTGACAGAAATAGAAACGAAAATTATGTCTAGCGTATTTGAACGAGCATTTGAGAATTACCGCGAGGCTTGGTCAAATGTGGCGGACATCGATCCGCTTATGACGAATTTTGAGGTAAATCCTCAATTTTTGCAGATGGTGTCTCCGAATGAAACAGTAGTTGTGATATCATTAGATACAACAATTGGCGAAACAACAGGGATGATAAATATTTGTATTCCTCACGTTGTTCTGGAACCGGTTATCCCAAAACTTTCTGTTCATTACTGGATGCAGAATCCAGATAAAAAGGAAAGACAACCAGGCGAGTTTGAAAACTTACAAAAACGAATTAAAAAAGCAGAGGTTCCAGTTGTGTCTGAGCTTGGCGGAACAAGCATTACGATAGAGGACTTTTTGGCTCTTTCTGTCGGAGACGTGATCGAGTTGGAAAAGCGCATTGATGAGCCTTTGCTCGTAAAAGTTAGCGGCATTCCGAAATTCACCGCACAAGCTGGAAAAGTAAAGAAAAAAATGGCAATTCAAATTCTTGACGATTTCAAGAGGGGAGATGAGGATCATGGGTGA
- the flhB gene encoding flagellar biosynthesis protein FlhB, whose product MEHLQLDLQFFAGEKTEKATPKKKQDSRKKGQVAKSQDVTTAVSLLSLFGFLFVGASFIGKEILHLFQHSLQYYLIMPVTEANLKVIVLEIMQQLIYILGPVMLVALLAGVAANYLQVGFLLTGEPLKPKLEKLDPIKGFKRIFAVRALVELLKSMLKISFVGAVTFFILWSNIEEVLKLSFKSIADALRTIGMLTLQMGAAASAALLFLALLDFLYQKYDFEKSIRMSKQDIKDEYKNIEGDPLIKSKIKQRQREMAMSRMMQEVPQADVVITNPTHYAIALKYDEKQADAPVVVAKGVDYLAQKIKYIAGENEIELVENRPLARALYDQAEVGQPIPEEFFKAVAEILAYVYRIKNKL is encoded by the coding sequence TTGGAACATTTGCAGTTGGACCTCCAATTTTTTGCCGGAGAAAAAACCGAAAAAGCTACGCCGAAAAAAAAGCAGGACTCTCGTAAAAAAGGCCAAGTTGCGAAAAGCCAGGATGTAACTACAGCCGTCAGCCTGTTATCATTGTTTGGTTTTCTGTTTGTAGGAGCTTCCTTTATAGGGAAAGAAATTCTTCATTTATTTCAACATTCACTGCAGTATTATTTGATCATGCCGGTCACCGAAGCTAACTTGAAAGTAATTGTTCTTGAGATTATGCAACAGCTCATCTATATACTTGGGCCGGTTATGCTGGTGGCTCTTCTGGCAGGAGTGGCAGCGAATTATCTGCAAGTGGGCTTTTTACTGACGGGAGAGCCTTTGAAGCCTAAGTTAGAAAAATTGGACCCGATCAAAGGGTTTAAGCGAATTTTTGCTGTTAGGGCGCTCGTGGAACTACTAAAGTCCATGTTGAAAATTTCATTTGTCGGAGCCGTTACCTTTTTTATTCTTTGGTCCAATATTGAAGAGGTATTGAAGCTTTCCTTTAAGTCAATTGCCGATGCATTAAGGACAATCGGAATGCTGACGCTACAAATGGGAGCAGCTGCTTCTGCCGCCCTTCTTTTTCTAGCCCTGCTCGATTTTTTATATCAGAAATATGATTTTGAAAAGAGTATTCGCATGTCGAAGCAAGATATCAAAGATGAATATAAAAATATAGAGGGCGATCCACTCATCAAATCAAAAATTAAGCAGCGCCAGCGGGAAATGGCGATGAGCCGGATGATGCAAGAAGTACCGCAGGCCGATGTGGTCATTACAAACCCGACCCATTATGCTATCGCTTTAAAATATGATGAAAAGCAGGCGGATGCTCCTGTGGTTGTAGCAAAGGGAGTGGATTACCTTGCCCAGAAGATTAAATATATTGCTGGTGAGAATGAAATTGAATTAGTTGAAAACCGGCCGCTGGCAAGAGCGCTTTATGATCAGGCAGAAGTTGGCCAGCCAATCCCGGAAGAGTTCTTTAAAGCGGTAGCTGAAATTTTAGCTTATGTATACCGGATAAAAAATAAATTGTAA
- the fliY gene encoding flagellar motor switch phosphatase FliY: MGDGMLSQEEIDALLKGTADVNEESEEITEPAAADTEVYVDSFEQDTLGEIGNISFGSSATALSSLLNQKVEITTPTVSVIDRQNLKDEFPHPYVAIEVEYTEGFKGATNLLVIKQTDAAIIADLMLGGDGRNPDENLGEIQLSAVQEAMNQMMGSAATSMSTIFNKRVDISPPAIALMDLNLGKGEETLKQQELLVRISFRLTIGDLIDSNIMQLVPLEFAKDLVHELMNPSDETAATATVEAPPVQPEPIQTAEKAEQATAYSAPVPSQDRQQAVQANRQAPNTTVQQPPVNVQPASFTSFEPASLQEHEARNLNMLLDIPLQVTVELGRTNRSVKDILDLSAGSIIELDKLAGEPVDILVNSRLIAKGEVVVIEENFGVRITDILSQSDRLKNLN; this comes from the coding sequence ATGGGTGATGGCATGCTTTCTCAAGAGGAAATAGACGCCTTGTTAAAAGGCACAGCAGATGTAAATGAAGAAAGCGAAGAAATAACAGAACCGGCTGCGGCAGATACAGAAGTGTATGTAGACTCTTTTGAGCAGGATACCCTCGGCGAAATCGGTAACATCTCATTTGGAAGTTCGGCTACAGCGCTTTCTAGCTTATTAAATCAAAAGGTGGAAATTACGACTCCAACAGTTAGCGTAATTGATCGTCAAAATTTAAAAGATGAGTTTCCGCATCCTTATGTAGCGATTGAAGTGGAATACACAGAAGGGTTCAAAGGAGCGACCAACCTCCTTGTCATTAAGCAGACGGATGCGGCAATTATTGCTGACCTAATGCTGGGAGGAGATGGAAGAAACCCTGACGAAAACTTAGGCGAAATTCAATTGAGCGCGGTGCAGGAAGCGATGAACCAAATGATGGGATCGGCTGCCACGTCCATGTCGACCATTTTCAATAAGCGTGTAGATATTTCTCCACCTGCTATTGCTTTAATGGATCTTAATTTGGGAAAAGGAGAAGAGACGTTGAAACAGCAAGAGCTGCTTGTGCGCATCTCTTTTCGCTTAACTATTGGTGATCTCATTGATTCTAATATCATGCAGCTTGTTCCATTAGAGTTTGCTAAAGACCTTGTTCATGAATTAATGAATCCTTCTGATGAAACTGCGGCAACTGCGACTGTTGAAGCACCTCCTGTTCAGCCTGAGCCCATTCAAACAGCAGAAAAAGCTGAACAGGCAACGGCTTACAGTGCGCCTGTTCCATCCCAAGACAGACAACAAGCCGTTCAAGCAAATAGACAAGCGCCGAATACTACTGTTCAACAGCCGCCTGTCAACGTTCAACCTGCTTCATTCACTTCATTTGAACCGGCTTCACTTCAAGAGCATGAAGCACGTAATTTAAATATGCTGTTAGATATCCCATTGCAAGTTACTGTGGAGTTGGGTCGAACAAACCGATCGGTAAAAGATATCCTGGATTTGTCTGCCGGCTCTATTATTGAATTGGATAAATTGGCAGGGGAACCTGTCGATATTCTCGTTAACAGCCGCTTAATAGCTAAGGGTGAAGTAGTCGTAATTGAAGAAAATTTCGGCGTTCGGATTACAGATATTTTAAGTCAGAGCGACCGTTTGAAAAATTTAAATTAA
- the flgG gene encoding flagellar basal body rod protein FlgG has translation MLRSMYSGISGMKGFQNKLDVIGNNIANVNTFGFKKGRVTFKDMVSQQISGASAAAGGLGGTNPKQVGLGSQISSIDTIHTQGSLQTTARPLDLGISGDGFFVLKKGNDTVYTRSGNFYLDATGNVVNSDGYYLQGAGGNINIPSTAESFSIGADGSISVVGGNATGGAIQLAKFPNPDGLEKVGSNLYRVSNNSGAATNSAPGSGGAGKLVSGTLEMSNVDLSEEFTEMIVAQRGFQANTRIITTSDEILQELVNLKR, from the coding sequence ATGTTACGTTCAATGTACTCAGGAATTAGCGGAATGAAAGGTTTTCAAAATAAATTAGACGTTATTGGCAACAATATTGCCAACGTTAATACATTTGGCTTTAAAAAAGGCCGCGTTACCTTTAAGGATATGGTAAGCCAGCAGATTTCAGGGGCCAGTGCAGCCGCTGGTGGGCTAGGCGGAACAAATCCTAAACAGGTGGGTTTAGGTTCTCAAATTAGCTCAATTGATACGATTCATACACAAGGAAGCTTGCAAACTACTGCAAGACCATTAGATCTTGGTATTTCTGGAGATGGGTTTTTTGTTCTCAAAAAGGGAAATGACACAGTATATACTCGGTCAGGAAACTTTTACCTCGATGCAACAGGAAATGTAGTGAACAGTGACGGATACTATTTACAAGGAGCGGGAGGCAATATAAATATACCTTCTACTGCTGAAAGCTTCAGTATCGGGGCAGATGGAAGTATTTCAGTTGTAGGGGGGAATGCAACTGGCGGAGCCATACAGTTAGCGAAATTCCCAAACCCTGATGGTTTAGAAAAAGTAGGAAGCAACTTGTACCGGGTTTCTAACAACTCTGGAGCGGCAACAAATTCTGCTCCAGGTTCAGGAGGAGCAGGTAAACTTGTATCGGGAACGCTAGAGATGTCCAACGTTGATCTCTCTGAAGAGTTCACAGAAATGATCGTCGCTCAGCGCGGGTTCCAGGCAAATACACGCATCATTACTACCTCTGATGAAATTTTGCAAGAGCTTGTCAATTTAAAACGATAA
- the fliP gene encoding flagellar type III secretion system pore protein FliP (The bacterial flagellar biogenesis protein FliP forms a type III secretion system (T3SS)-type pore required for flagellar assembly.) — protein sequence MNEFMEFFNNSSPDNVSTSVKLFLLLTVLSLAPSILILMTCFTRIIIVLSFVRSALATQQMPPTQVLIGLALFLTFFIMAPVFQQINDEALTPLFNEEINLEQAYDKASVPLKDFMSEHTRQKDLELFLNYSGAERPKTVEDIPLTSLVPAFALSEIKTAFQIGFMIFIPFLVIDMVVASILMSMGMMMLPPVMISLPFKILLFVLVDGWYLVIESLLKSF from the coding sequence ATGAATGAGTTTATGGAGTTTTTTAACAATAGTTCTCCTGATAATGTATCTACTTCGGTAAAGCTTTTCCTGCTGCTCACTGTGTTATCGCTCGCGCCGAGCATTTTGATTTTAATGACTTGTTTTACACGCATCATTATCGTGTTGTCCTTCGTAAGATCCGCACTCGCGACTCAGCAAATGCCGCCGACACAAGTTTTAATCGGGCTTGCTTTATTCTTAACTTTCTTTATTATGGCGCCTGTATTTCAACAAATAAATGATGAAGCCCTCACGCCATTATTTAATGAAGAAATTAATCTTGAGCAGGCATATGACAAGGCAAGCGTCCCGTTAAAAGATTTTATGAGTGAACATACGAGGCAGAAAGACTTAGAGCTGTTTTTAAATTACTCAGGGGCTGAGCGTCCAAAAACGGTTGAAGACATTCCGCTAACTTCGCTCGTTCCGGCGTTCGCTTTAAGTGAAATCAAAACAGCGTTTCAAATTGGCTTTATGATTTTTATTCCTTTTCTCGTTATTGATATGGTGGTAGCCAGTATTTTAATGTCGATGGGGATGATGATGCTTCCGCCAGTTATGATATCCCTTCCTTTTAAAATCTTGCTGTTCGTTCTTGTAGATGGCTGGTATTTAGTCATTGAATCTTTGCTGAAAAGCTTTTAA
- the flgD gene encoding flagellar hook assembly protein FlgD produces MAKIDPSLYLENNRQQPKTGNSSLGKDEFLKILMTQLQNQDPLSPMEDKDFIAQMATFSSLEQMTNMATSFDQFLQMQQASQMISYNSFVGKEVTWHKLVESTDPEAEPEVKTGTGTIVSIQYKGNGVQFLMADGTILEPANISEVKGGGASGSSHSLVDASHLIGHKVTWNKDGVDQTATVQSVSMKDGAIWLQLDNGEKVSPSALTKIEK; encoded by the coding sequence ATGGCTAAAATTGATCCAAGTTTGTATTTGGAAAATAATAGGCAGCAGCCGAAAACAGGAAACAGCTCTCTTGGAAAAGATGAATTTTTAAAGATCTTAATGACGCAGCTGCAAAACCAGGACCCGCTTAGCCCAATGGAAGATAAGGATTTTATTGCACAAATGGCGACATTCTCTTCATTGGAGCAAATGACAAATATGGCTACTTCTTTTGACCAGTTTCTGCAAATGCAGCAGGCTTCACAAATGATCAGCTATAACTCCTTTGTCGGTAAAGAGGTTACTTGGCATAAACTTGTGGAAAGTACAGATCCAGAAGCTGAACCGGAAGTGAAAACGGGAACTGGAACTATCGTTTCAATCCAGTATAAGGGCAATGGCGTTCAATTTTTAATGGCAGATGGAACCATTCTTGAGCCTGCCAATATTTCGGAAGTGAAAGGCGGAGGGGCCTCTGGCAGCAGCCATTCGCTCGTTGATGCTAGCCATTTAATTGGGCACAAAGTCACTTGGAATAAAGACGGAGTTGATCAAACGGCGACAGTGCAGTCTGTATCGATGAAGGATGGGGCGATCTGGCTCCAGCTTGATAACGGCGAGAAAGTCAGCCCATCAGCTCTTACAAAAATCGAAAAGTAA
- a CDS encoding flagellar FlbD family protein — protein MISVTRLNGKSFSLNALYIETIESFPDTTITLSNGKKYLVRESEDEVRKRMEEFYRRVHVLGKMEQGEMKDGD, from the coding sequence TTGATCAGTGTAACGAGATTAAATGGCAAGTCTTTTTCGCTAAATGCCCTTTATATTGAAACAATTGAGAGTTTTCCAGATACAACTATTACTCTTTCAAATGGGAAAAAGTATCTTGTACGCGAGTCGGAGGACGAAGTTAGGAAGCGGATGGAGGAGTTTTATCGCCGGGTGCACGTATTGGGGAAAATGGAACAGGGAGAGATGAAAGATGGAGACTGA
- the flgG gene encoding flagellar basal body rod protein FlgG, translated as MLRSMYAGISGMKNFQTKLDVIGNNIANVNTFGFKKGRTTFKDMVNQQIAGASAPGASIGGTNPKQIGLGSQLSTIDTIHTQGSLQTTGRVLDLAISGDGFFMTGNKDSSGKIVNQRYTRNGNFYLDKNGEVVNSEGDFLVKAIPDPNDPFKAILFIPITIPPTAKSFGIGSDGLISYVDSSGNIFKEGWVPLAKFTNPDGLQKSGSNSFVETANSGEPIYNYAGQGGAGTIVPGTLEMSNVDLSEEFTEMIVAQRGFQANTRIITTSDEILQELVNLKR; from the coding sequence ATGCTTCGGTCGATGTATGCGGGAATTAGCGGGATGAAAAACTTCCAAACCAAGCTGGATGTAATTGGAAATAATATAGCGAATGTTAATACATTTGGTTTTAAAAAAGGAAGAACAACATTTAAAGATATGGTAAATCAACAAATAGCAGGTGCCAGCGCGCCAGGAGCTTCTATAGGTGGTACTAATCCAAAACAAATAGGCTTAGGATCACAATTATCAACTATAGATACCATTCATACGCAAGGAAGTTTGCAAACAACCGGAAGAGTATTAGATCTTGCTATTTCAGGTGATGGTTTCTTTATGACAGGTAACAAGGACAGCAGTGGAAAAATAGTTAACCAGAGATATACTAGAAACGGTAATTTTTATCTTGATAAAAATGGGGAAGTAGTAAATAGTGAAGGGGACTTTTTAGTAAAGGCTATTCCAGATCCTAATGATCCGTTTAAAGCTATTCTTTTTATCCCTATAACTATTCCACCAACTGCAAAAAGTTTCGGTATAGGAAGTGACGGCCTCATCAGTTATGTTGATTCTTCAGGAAATATTTTTAAAGAGGGATGGGTACCATTAGCTAAATTCACAAATCCAGACGGATTGCAAAAAAGTGGTTCTAATTCATTTGTAGAAACAGCTAATTCAGGAGAACCAATTTATAACTATGCAGGGCAGGGAGGAGCCGGCACAATTGTCCCCGGAACATTAGAAATGTCCAACGTCGACCTTTCCGAAGAGTTCACAGAAATGATCGTCGCTCAGCGCGGGTTCCAGGCAAATACTCGTATTATTACAACGTCGGATGAAATTCTTCAGGAACTTGTGAACTTGAAGCGGTAA